From Methanoculleus sp. SDB, one genomic window encodes:
- a CDS encoding 4-alpha-glucanotransferase (amylomaltase; acts to release glucose from maltodextrins) yields MNPLSRRSSGVLLPISSLPGPYGIGDFGPGASRFADFLAGARQHCWQILPLTPTCGATRHSPYHSSSAFAISPLFVSPDLLVADGFLDEGDLDPAPDLPPDTTDYAVAERVRHRAFDTAFSRFEEAGKSDDYRRFCAEQAGWLEDYALFACLKRRCGGTAWPEWPPELRDRVPEALGRAREQYAGCLERERFVQYLADRQWRRLHAVCREKDIRIIGDMPIYVTHDSADVWARPRLFRLDDRGMPAAVAGVPPDYFSRNGQRWGNPVYDWDRHREEGYSWWTDRIRRNLTLFDLVRIDHFRGFVAYWEIPAREKTARTGRWIAAPAADFFDRMRTVFGDLPFIAEDLGTITDDVRAAIRRLGFPGMAVLQFAFGEDIATNPYIPHNIGRHAVCYTGTHDNNTVAGWFAQELAAGDRKRLFRYLGREITCGEAPGELIRLAMMSVARLAIIPVQDLLGLGSRARLNIPGSEGGNWEWRCDPDLLTADLAARLRRMTEIYGRA; encoded by the coding sequence GTGAATCCGCTTTCACGGCGGAGCTCCGGGGTGCTCCTCCCCATCTCCTCCCTCCCCGGCCCCTACGGCATCGGCGATTTCGGCCCCGGCGCTTCCCGGTTCGCAGACTTCCTTGCCGGCGCACGGCAGCACTGCTGGCAGATCCTCCCCCTCACCCCCACCTGCGGCGCCACCCGGCATTCGCCCTACCACAGCTCCTCCGCATTCGCCATCAGCCCCCTCTTCGTGAGCCCCGACCTGCTGGTCGCGGACGGGTTTCTGGACGAGGGCGATCTCGACCCGGCTCCCGATCTTCCGCCGGATACGACAGACTACGCCGTGGCGGAGCGGGTGCGGCACCGGGCCTTCGATACGGCCTTCTCCCGGTTCGAAGAGGCGGGAAAAAGCGACGACTACCGCCGGTTCTGCGCCGAACAGGCCGGCTGGCTCGAAGACTATGCGCTCTTCGCCTGCCTCAAACGCCGCTGCGGCGGGACGGCCTGGCCGGAGTGGCCGCCCGAACTCCGGGATCGCGTGCCGGAGGCCCTCGGACGGGCACGGGAGCAGTACGCCGGCTGCCTCGAGCGGGAGCGTTTCGTCCAGTACCTGGCCGACCGCCAGTGGCGGCGGCTTCACGCCGTATGCCGGGAGAAAGACATCAGGATCATCGGCGACATGCCTATCTACGTCACCCACGACAGCGCGGATGTCTGGGCCCGCCCGCGCCTCTTCAGGCTGGACGACCGGGGAATGCCCGCGGCCGTCGCCGGGGTTCCGCCCGACTACTTCAGCAGAAACGGCCAGCGCTGGGGGAATCCGGTCTACGACTGGGACCGGCACCGGGAGGAGGGCTATTCCTGGTGGACCGATAGGATCCGGCGGAACCTCACCCTCTTCGACCTCGTGAGAATCGACCACTTCCGCGGGTTCGTCGCCTACTGGGAGATCCCCGCCCGCGAGAAGACCGCCCGGACGGGGAGGTGGATTGCCGCCCCGGCCGCCGATTTTTTCGACCGGATGCGGACCGTGTTCGGGGATCTGCCCTTCATCGCGGAGGATCTCGGGACAATCACCGACGATGTGCGGGCGGCGATCCGGCGGCTCGGGTTTCCGGGGATGGCGGTCCTCCAGTTTGCCTTCGGCGAGGATATCGCGACGAATCCCTATATCCCCCACAACATCGGACGGCACGCCGTCTGCTACACCGGCACCCACGACAACAACACGGTCGCGGGATGGTTTGCGCAGGAACTGGCGGCCGGTGACAGAAAGCGCCTCTTCCGCTACCTCGGCCGGGAGATCACCTGCGGGGAGGCGCCCGGGGAGCTGATCCGGCTTGCGATGATGTCGGTCGCCCGGCTCGCGATCATCCCGGTGCAGGATCTCCTCGGCCTCGGCAGCCGGGCGCGGCTGAACATCCCGGGGTCGGAGGGGGGAAACTGGGAGTGGCGCTGCGATCCGGACCTCCTGACGGCCGATCTCGCCGCACGCCTCCGGCGGATGACGGAGATCTACGGCAGGGCGTGA
- a CDS encoding alpha-glucan phosphorylase: protein MDQIHALNFSHVPDRISGLVDMAYNLWWSWHPEARILFKELNRQAWRECLHNPVKMLRVIPHEYLERAATNEEYLHRYDIIMYLFRRYMGSMNGWFHEQYPAREHLTVAYFSAEYGLHHSLPFYAGGLGFLAGDHLKECSDLHVPMVAVGFMYSEGYLHQDIRNDGWQDAIRVTLDRDASPVTRVKSAGGEQMVVRVPFFDPPISAAVWKVQVGRIPLYLLDTDIEENSPQNRTISSHLYSSDREERLRQEIVLGIGGRKVLQELGVEYSAIHLNEGHPAFALLERIRERVEKGMSFAEAREQVRGTSVFTTHTSVPAGHDVFPAELMDKYFGQYYPRLGLDREAFLALGATQENADFNMTALALRMSGFHNAVSRRHAEVTRGMLRRLWPEQGDRGIRLDSITNGVHLCTWLNPRMRLLFNTTMNPACPHWEQEHDNPELWELVNEIPDRELWETHFWLKAKLINRIREMKRRKWAAWLDTSENLVAEGLMLNPAVLTIGFARRFSTYKRADLIFHDLERIERILTNRWRPVQIIFAGKAHPADEEGKQILQKIYRFAQQPDFGGRIAFVEDYGEQTAQYLVHGVDVWLNNPLPPMEACGTSGMKAAMNGVLNLSIADGWWPEAYNGKNGWIFGEETPDGDRDAADARAIYDLLEKEIIPLYYATGMDGIPYGWVRMMKESIKSIAPRFSARRMVGEYVHNYYPVMLRNAGYPVPPP, encoded by the coding sequence ATGGATCAGATCCACGCTCTCAATTTTTCGCACGTTCCGGATCGCATCTCCGGCCTCGTCGATATGGCGTACAATCTCTGGTGGAGCTGGCACCCGGAAGCCCGCATCCTCTTCAAGGAGCTCAACCGGCAGGCCTGGAGGGAGTGCCTTCACAATCCGGTGAAAATGCTCCGCGTCATTCCCCATGAATATCTTGAACGGGCGGCGACAAACGAGGAGTACCTCCATCGCTACGATATCATCATGTATCTCTTCCGGCGCTACATGGGGTCCATGAACGGCTGGTTCCACGAGCAGTATCCCGCAAGAGAGCACCTCACCGTCGCCTACTTTTCAGCCGAATACGGCCTGCACCACTCCCTTCCCTTCTATGCCGGCGGCCTCGGCTTCCTCGCGGGCGACCACCTCAAAGAGTGCAGCGATCTCCATGTGCCGATGGTGGCCGTGGGATTCATGTACTCGGAAGGGTATCTCCACCAGGACATCCGGAACGACGGCTGGCAGGACGCCATCCGGGTCACGCTCGACCGGGACGCATCGCCGGTGACGCGGGTGAAGAGCGCCGGGGGCGAGCAGATGGTTGTCCGCGTCCCGTTTTTCGACCCCCCGATCTCCGCGGCGGTCTGGAAGGTGCAGGTCGGCAGGATCCCGCTCTACCTGCTCGATACCGATATCGAGGAGAACAGCCCGCAGAACCGCACGATCAGCTCGCACCTCTACTCAAGCGACCGGGAGGAGCGGCTCAGGCAGGAGATCGTGCTCGGGATCGGAGGGCGGAAGGTGCTGCAGGAGCTCGGCGTCGAATACTCGGCGATCCACTTAAACGAAGGGCACCCGGCATTCGCTCTTCTCGAGCGGATCCGGGAGCGGGTGGAGAAGGGCATGTCGTTTGCGGAGGCGCGGGAGCAGGTGCGGGGCACTTCGGTCTTTACGACCCATACGTCCGTCCCGGCCGGCCATGACGTCTTCCCCGCGGAGCTGATGGATAAGTACTTCGGCCAGTACTACCCCCGGCTGGGCCTCGACCGCGAGGCGTTCCTCGCCCTCGGCGCCACGCAGGAAAATGCGGACTTCAACATGACGGCGCTTGCGCTGCGAATGTCGGGCTTTCATAACGCCGTCAGCCGCCGCCACGCCGAGGTGACCCGCGGGATGCTCCGCAGGCTCTGGCCGGAGCAGGGCGACCGCGGGATTCGCCTCGACTCGATCACGAACGGCGTCCACCTCTGCACCTGGCTCAACCCCCGGATGCGGCTGCTCTTCAACACCACCATGAACCCGGCCTGCCCCCACTGGGAGCAGGAGCACGACAACCCCGAGCTCTGGGAGCTGGTGAACGAAATCCCGGACCGGGAGCTCTGGGAGACGCACTTCTGGCTCAAGGCGAAGCTCATCAACCGGATCCGGGAGATGAAGCGGCGCAAGTGGGCGGCGTGGCTGGACACCTCCGAGAACCTCGTCGCGGAGGGGCTCATGCTCAATCCGGCCGTGCTCACCATTGGCTTCGCCCGCCGGTTCTCCACCTATAAGCGGGCGGATCTCATATTCCATGATCTCGAGCGGATAGAGCGGATTCTCACCAACCGCTGGCGGCCCGTCCAGATCATCTTCGCGGGCAAGGCGCATCCGGCCGACGAGGAGGGGAAGCAAATCCTCCAGAAGATCTACCGCTTCGCCCAGCAGCCGGATTTTGGGGGAAGAATCGCTTTCGTGGAAGATTACGGGGAGCAGACGGCTCAGTACCTCGTCCACGGGGTCGATGTCTGGCTGAACAATCCCCTCCCCCCGATGGAGGCATGCGGGACGAGCGGCATGAAGGCGGCGATGAACGGCGTCCTTAACCTCTCCATCGCGGACGGCTGGTGGCCCGAGGCGTACAACGGGAAAAACGGCTGGATCTTCGGGGAGGAGACTCCTGACGGGGACCGTGACGCGGCCGATGCCCGGGCGATCTACGACCTCCTCGAGAAGGAGATCATCCCGCTCTACTACGCGACCGGCATGGACGGCATCCCCTACGGCTGGGTCAGGATGATGAAGGAGTCGATCAAAAGCATCGCCCCGCGGTTTTCGGCCCGGCGGATGGTCGGCGAGTACGTGCACAACTACTATCCCGTGATGCTGCGGAACGCCGGATACCCCGTTCCCCCGCCGTAG
- a CDS encoding nucleotidyltransferase, whose translation MRTTEQFIQDALDRLKTVEGFDKVRFIILYGSVAEGRERKKSDIDICIYYDGDPEEASRFRFGVLSELFEDRYDVQIFGNLPLYIRTEVLSGRVLYCQDERFLYDVALRTIREFEAFKHRLYDYIGKQAIV comes from the coding sequence ATGAGAACAACGGAGCAGTTCATCCAGGATGCACTTGATCGGCTCAAAACCGTCGAAGGTTTCGATAAGGTCCGTTTCATCATCCTCTACGGTTCCGTGGCCGAAGGGCGGGAGAGAAAAAAATCCGATATCGATATCTGCATTTATTATGATGGCGACCCGGAGGAGGCTTCCCGGTTCCGGTTCGGGGTGCTCTCCGAACTCTTCGAAGACCGGTACGACGTGCAGATTTTCGGGAACCTTCCGCTCTACATCCGGACGGAGGTCCTGTCCGGACGGGTCCTCTACTGTCAGGATGAACGGTTTCTCTACGATGTTGCTCTTCGGACAATCCGGGAGTTCGAGGCGTTCAAACACCGGCTGTACGACTACATCGGCAAGCAGGCGATTGTATGA